In the Arthrobacter sp. CDRTa11 genome, GTGTCGAAATAAACAGCTTCCAGGGCGGCCACGTGCGGGTCGCCCACGCGGGCCACGCCGGGGAGACCAGCCAGCGGCGGCACCACGGCCTCCTCGCCCACCTCGTACTTCTTCTCGATTTCCACACCCTGCAGGGCCATCAAGGACATCCTTCCGGTCAGCGTACGTCGGGCCGGAGAAGCCCGGTTGGCCCAACATGGTCTGACCCCGAGTCTATGCCGCTGGGTGAGCGATGGGAGAGGTTGGACACAAAACCCTAGACATCAAACGTCTAACGTCTAACCTTGAAGGATGGCCCCCATCTCTCCAGCTCCCCCCGCAGTGGATACCGCCCTGCCCAAGCCGCGTACCGCCGTCGTGCTGTCCGTCATAGCGCTGGTGCTGATCGGCCTTAACCTGCGGGCCGGAATCACGGGAGCATCGGCGCTGCTGCACGATCTGCAGCTGGTCCTGGGCTATGGGCCGCTGGTGGCGGCGATCATTCCGTCCATCCCTACCCTCTGTTTTGCGGTGGCCGGCGCGGCGACGTCGTGGCTCACGGGGCGGCTCGGCGTCGAAAAGTCAATCCTGCTGTCGCTGGGGATGCTGGCGGCGGGGCTGCTGCTGCGGGGCATCCCGGCCACGGGCATGCTGGTGATTGGCACGGTCCTGGGAATGTCGGGGCTGGCCGTCTGCAACGTGGCCATGCCGTCATTCATCCGCGAGCACTTCGCCGGACGCACGTCCCTGATGACCGGGCTGTATACGGTCACCATGACCACCGGCGCAACAGCCACAGCCGTGGTGGTGGTCCCGCTGGCGCAGGCCCTCGGTTCGCCTTCGGCGGCAGTGGGCGCCATCGGAATTATGGCCATCGCCGCCTTCCTGGGTTTCCTGCCCGTTGCCCTGCACGCGCACCGCAACAGTGTCCGCACCCGCACCGGCAGGATCTCGCCCTGGCCATTACTGAGGACGCGCAAAGGCCTGCTGCTGACCGCCATCTTTACCGTCCAGGCCCTGCTGGCGTACGCCCTGCTGAGCTGGTTCCCGTACATGCTGACCACCATGGGGCTCAGTGCCTCGGACAGCGGCCTGATGTACGGGCTGATGCAGCTGGTTTCCGTGCCGGCCGGCATGCTGCTGATCGCCATTGGGTCCCGCCGCCGGATGCTGCGGCCCGCTTTTTACCTCGTCTCCGTAACCATGGCACTGGGGGTTGCCGCGCTGCTGTTCCTCCCGGTGGGCCTGGCCGTGATCCCCGCCGTCCTGCTGGGGTTCGGCCTGGGCATCTTCCCCCTGGTGATGGTCATGATCAGCCGCAGCGGCACCAACACGGCTGAAACCACGGCGCTTTCCACGCTGGCTCAGTCCACCGGCTACCTGCTGGCCACGGTGGGGCCCTTTGGCGCAGGGCTGCTCCACAGTGCCACCGGCAGCTGGACGCTGCCGCTTTCCCTTCTGCTGGTCCTCGCCCTGGTCCAGATCGTGGTGGCCCACCTGCTCACGGGCAGCCCTTCCGCCGGCAACACCTCAAAGAAGAAGTAGGCCCAGAATGACCCTCAGCACCTCGCACCGGCAGCCCCTCGCGGAAGAGGTCACCGCCAAGCTGCGGACCATGATCCAAACAGGCGAGTGGCCATTGCAGCAGCGGATCCCGCCGGAGCCCGAGCTGATGGCACGGCTTGGCGTCTCCCGCGGGACGCTCCGGGAGGCCGTCAAGGCCCTGGCCCACAGCGGAATGCTGGAGGTGCGCCGGGGCGACGGCACATATGTCCGTGCCACCAGTGAGATGTCCGGCGCCGCCCGCCGGATGTACCAGGACCACACCGGTGAGCACATCCTGGAAGTCAGGGCGGGGCTGGATACCCAGGCGGCGAAGCTCGCCGCGAAGAACGCCACGCCCGACGACGTCACCGCCTTGCGCGCGCTGCTCACCGAACGCGACCAGGGCTGGCATGCGGCCGACTATGCCGCCTGGGCCCGGGCCGACTGGGCCTTCCACGAGCGGGTGGCCCAGGCATCGGGGAATCCCCTGCTCCACGAGCTGTATGTCAGTTTCGGCGGCGTCTTCCACCAGGACCTGCTCAAGCAGCCGGCCAAGGAGGGGTTCGACGGGATTCCGCACCAGGGCCACGGTGAACTGGTGGACGCCATCGAGGCACACGATCCCGACGCCGCCGTGGCCAGTGTCAACCGGAACCTGAACTCGTGCGCGGAATGGATCCGGGCCGAGCTCCTGCCCCTCTGACCGGGCTTTAGCGACTGTCTCTTGCCAATGCCTTTTGCCACTGTCTTGTCGGGTCAGTAAGGCAAGCGGCTCAGCTGAGTAAGGCAGGCTGCGCCGCTTACGTACGGTCGGTGACGCCGTGCTGGCCGGATCCGCGGGCGCAGTGTGCACGGCAGTACACGCCTTGCTCGGTTTCACGGCAGAAATCCTCCGGCGATGAGGGTCAGCAGTGCTCTCGCCAGTAAGTAGGCTTACTATCTGACATAGGCAGTTATTCCCCGGGGGCCGAATATGGTGCCCGCTGATGACGAGGAGCCCCCATGGCCCGAGCAACAAACCTGTCCGAGCATGAACGCGCCCCTGAACCTGAACCCGCCCGAAACCCCAACACGGCAGCAGAAAAACGGCGGGCCCAACGAAAGCCGCCCCGAGCCCTGTGGTCCGACGGCTTGGGGCGGGTGGCTATCCGGTCCGCCCAGATCCTGCTGATCCTGGGCGTGGCGATAGCTTCCGTCTACGCCCTGATGCAGATCAAGCTGCTGGTCATCCCCGTCCTGATCGCACTGATCCTCGCCGCAGCCATCGGCCCGTTTGTGAACATGCTCCGCCGCCGGGGCCTGCCGGGCGGAGCAGCTACCGGCCTGGCTTTTGTGGCGCTGCTCCTCCTGCTGGCGGGCGTCTCCACGGTGATCTATTTCTCCGTCCGGAGCCAGTGGGGCGAGCTGGTGCAGCAGGCTTCCACCGGGCTGGACGAGCTGGAGCAATTCCTGCTGAACGGCCCCATTCCCCTGGATCAGGAGCAGCTGAACCAGGCGCGCGAGGGAATCATCCAGTTCGCCACCAGCAGCCAGGTCCGTTCCGGCGCCATCACAGGGCTTTCGGTGGTGACGGAGTTCCTCGCCGGAACTGCACTGATGATTGTGTTCCTGTTCTTTTTCCTCAAGGACGGGGCCAAGATCTGGAGCTTTTTCCTGCGGCCTTTCAGCGGGCAGCGGGAAGCGAAACTGCGCAGGGTGGGCAGCCGGACTTTGGAAGTCCTGGGTGGGTATGTCCGCGGAACCGCTGTGGTGGCCCTGGTGGACGCCGTGGCCATCGGCGCGGCGCTGTTTATTCTCCAGGTTCCCCTGGCGTTCGCGCTGGCCATCATCGTGTTTATGACAGCCTTCATCCCGCTGGTGGGCGCCACTGTGGCCGGCATCCTGGCGGCCTTGGTGGCCCTGGTGGCCAACGGCCCGGTGGTGGCCCTGATTGTGGTGGCAGTGGTGATTGCCGTGAACCAACTGGAGGGCGACCTCCTGCAGCCGATCGTGATGGGCAAATCGCTGCAGCTTCACGCCCTGGTGATCCTGATGGCACTGACAGCGGGCACCATCCTGGCCGGCATCGTAGGCGCCGTGCTCTCCGTTCCGCTGGCGGCCGTGGTCTGGGCGATCATCCAGGTCTGGACCGCCGAGGACCCCAAGTTTGAGCCGATGAATCCGGATCTGCCGCCGGCCAACAGCCAACCAACATAGTCCGGCAAGGTACTCCGGCAACCGAGTCCGGCAAACCCAGCCAACGCATCCCCCCAGTAACCGGGGACAGACGACGGCGGCCCGGCACTCTGGCGACTTAATAATCCCAGGTGCCGGACCGCCGTCGGGCGTTACTGCCTGTTCCTGCCACGCCCTCAGGTCCTGCCACCGCCCCCAGAGTTTTTGTCCAGATGCGGCGACTTTGAGGACGTTTTTGTCTCCCTATCTGGACAAAAATTCCAACGGGGAGGCTAGGAGCGCAGGCCCGCGAAGACGTTCTTGGGCCGCTGCATCTCGCCGTGCTTGGCACCGAGGAAGACCACCAGGCCGGCGAACACCGGAATAGCCCACTGCAGCATCTTCAGCTGCTCCTGGGCGGTTTTCAGTTCCTCGGAAGCTTCCGGCGTAGGCTCGGTTGCGCCCAGTGCCCCTTGGTCCGCGAGCTTCTCCACTTTCTTGCCCAGGATGCCCGCGTAGAGCGTTACGGCCGCGCCGGCTACCGTCACTGCCGTCTTGATAACGGTGTCCCGGGCAACGCCGTCCTGCTTGGCGATGCGGTCCTTGTTCTCCCAGGCGATGGCCAGGTCAGCCACAAGGTGCGAGGCGAAGGCTGCCGTCTGGATCGGCGCCCATTTCATCCAGCCCGCACTGGAGAGGCGGGTCCGCTCCGAAGGATCCTTGGCTTCCGCCGCTGCACCGTTCAGTCCGATGGCACCCATCAATGATCCGCCGAACCAGGCCGCAGCCGTGAGATCGTGGACTGTCCGTGCAATGAGATTTCCTGCCATGATGCGCTTCCTAACGTTGAGCTGGTTACGAGATGCCGCTTCTGCGGGTCTTCACTTGCCGTGTCCCATCAAGGTCATGGTGTAGCCTATGGTAAGCACACTTACTAATCTTACGAAAGCCCGTTTTAATGCAGCCGCACACGCGTAATATCGCAGCCATGGAGAACAAAGGGACCCTGTTTGGGTGGGCATTTGGCGACGCCGCCCGTGAGGGTGAGAGCGGATATGTTGAGAAGCTTCAGCATGATGCATTCGAGAACGCGCGCCGCACGGCCGAGGCGAGGGGTTTCACTGTCCTGGCCGGTTCCGAGGCCTTCACGGTCCTGAATGCCCACGAAACGCTGGTGGAGCTGGATACAGCCCCGGACAGCCTGGTGGTCCGCTGCACCGTCACAGTGGAAGGCCCGGGAGCCGAGAAGCTGCATGCCGAAGGCCCCATGAACGGGTAGCTGGACGGAAAGCCATGTCAGACGGGGACTCCACCATGAGCGAGGCGGCCGACGCTGTCGAGGAGGCATCAAACGCCAAGGCGCTGGATGTCGTGGCTCGTTCCGGCTTCGCCGTTGTGGCCCTGCTGCATGTGATCGTTGGCGCCATCGCCGTCGCTGTTGCCTTCGGTCAGCCCGGCCAGGCCGAAGCGACGGGCGCCATTGAACAATTGGCTGCCAACCCCTGGGGCCCCGCCGTGATGTGGTCCTGCCTCATCGCCTGTACGGGGCTGGCGCTCTGGCAACTGAGCGAGGCAACGCTCCGCGCCCGGCACCTGCCACGCAAGGAACGCCTGGCCAAACTGGTCTCGTCAGGGTTCCTGGCGTTGGCCTACGGCAGCGTGGGCCTGAGCTTTGCGGGCTTCGCCGTGGGGCTGCGTGCCGATTCCAGCCGAACCACCCGTGACTTCAGCGCTGCACTTCTGGGAGCCCCCTTCGGGCTGTGGGTCCTGATAGCCCTGGGGCTGACCATCATGGGAGTGGGGATCTACTTTGTGGCGAAGGGTTTGCGCCGTGGTTTCAAGGACGAGCTCTTCCATTTTGACGGCTCCCACCGCGGCAAGCTCATCGATGCTCTGGGGCTCACGGGCCACGTGGCCAAGGGAATCGCCCTCAACCTGACCGGGCTGCTCTTTGTTATCGCGGCCGGAAAGCAGAATGCGGACGAATCCACGGGGCTCGACGGCAGCCTGAAGGCACTCCGGGAACACCCGTTCGGCCCTTCCCTTCTGGTGGCGATTGGCGCAGGCTTCATTTGCTACGGCATTTTTGCGCTGGTCCGGGCACGCTTCGGCAGGATGTAGGAGGTGGTTCCGATGAAAGCGATGGGTTCCAACACCCGCGGGCCTGATCCGGCAGTGCCCGCCACGGAACTGGCGGGGTGGACGTTCGCTGCCCTGTTCCGGGCCATCAAGGTGGTGCGGCCTGACAGGCCCATCCATCCCCAGGGAGTCAGCTTTGACGGTGAGCTGACCAGGAAGGGCGACGGGCCTCAGGTGAGCGGCCTCGACTGGCTCGATTCGCCCGGTGTTGAACCGGTCAAGGCGCGTTTCTCACGGTCGGTGGGATTGCCGCCGTCGTTCCCTGACATTTTGGGCCTTGCCCTGCGGATCAATCCATCCGGTGCGGCCGCAGACGTACTGTTCGCGTCCACTGGCTGGCGGTTTCCCGCCCGGTTTGCCCTCATACCCCGGCGGAGTGTTTCCGATGCCGCGCTTACCACCCTTATGCCATACCAGGGGCAGTACGGTCCTGTGCTTCTGGGCCTGCGGACGCTGCAACGGCCGGCGGACGGGTCAACCGGGGACTGGGTCCTGGAACTCTGCTTCGCCAAGCCGGCCGGGCAGTGGGTGCGCGCCGGCGAGCTTCGGCTGCGGGAAACTCCAGGCGCCCCTGATACTCCGCTCCGCTTCAACCCCTTGGAACATCCTCTGCCAGACGCGGGGACGTACCCATGGACCCGGCGCCTGCGGGAGCGCTCGTACCGGGCGGCCCAGCAACCTGCCCCTCATTCTCCCCGTAATTCATCCCATACCCGTGGGCCCTTCGCCCTGACCGAAAGGAAGCCCATGGCAACAGTGAGCAAGGTTTTCAACTCCCCGGCGGAGGAAGTGTGGAAAGTCATCGCGGACGGCTGGCTCTACTCCGGCTGGGTGGTGGGTGCGTCGCGGATCCGGGCCGTCGACGCGCAATGGCCGGACAAGGGATCCAGGCTCCACCATTCCGTGGGGGCCTGGCCGTTGGTGATTAATGACAGCACCAGTGTGGCCGACGTCGAACCCGGCCGCTCGCTGGAACTGGTGGCCCGGGTGTGGCCGGCGGGCGAGGCCAAAGTGCTCATCACCATCGAGGACCAGGGAATGCAGTGCCGCGTCACCATGGCCGAAGACGCGGTGCGGGGCCCCGGGAAGTTTGTGCCGAAGCCCCTGCGGGATGCCCTCATCCTCGCCCGCAACCGCGAAACACTCAACCGGCTCGAACTCATGGCCGCCGGCGGAGCCGGGAGTTAGCCGGGCTGGGTTAAAACGTTCGCGGCTTAGAGCGGGGCGTAAAAAGAAAGCGCGAACTGGCAGCAGATGACCTCAACCGTGCGGTTTGCGGTCATGTGCTGCCAGTTCGCGCTCTTCAGGTTAGACCTGGGCGGCTACACCGTCACGGGAGATGTCCACCATGTCCTCGCGCGGCACCACCTTGATGCGCTCACGCTTGACCTCGACGCCGTGCGATCCGCCGGCTTCGGTGGCTGCGGCGCCCAGGGCGAGCTCGTGGGCGTCCAGGGCCAGCCAGCCTTCCCAGCTGGTGAACTTCACGCCACGGGAGTCAAGGAGATCGACGATGGCGTCAGCCTCGGGAACAGCGGCGACCGGCAGGTTTTCGCGGTCCTCCAGCAGGTAGGTCACGGTCTCCAGGGCGTCGCCCTTGGTGTGGCCGATGAGGCCCACCGGGCCGCGCTTGATCCAGCCGGTGGCGTAGATGCCCGGCACGTGGGTGCCGGCGGCATCCAGGACGCGTCCGCCGTCGTTCGGCACTACGCCCTTCTTGTGGTCGAACTCGATCTCCGGCAGCGCGGAACCGAAGTAGCCGATGGCGCGGTACACGGCCTGGACCGGGTAGTCCACGAACTCGCCGGTGCCGCGGGCGTTGCCGGTGCCATCCAGCTCGGTGCGCTCGAACTTCATGCCGGCCACCTTGCCCGGCGTCTCGGCGTCGTCATAGATTTCCACCGGGCTGTGCAGGAAGTGCAGGTGCAGGCGGCGGGATGCGGTGAGCTCGGAGAGGTCCTCGGGCTGCTCGGCGATCCAGTTGGTGAGCGTGCCCACCATGGTCTTGACCTGGTTGTTGCTCTGGATCAGGCGGTCCGATTCCTCGTCGAACTCGAAGTCCTCGGCGTAGAGGATGATGTCCACGTCCTTGGAGTGGGACAGCTCGCGCAGCTCCAGCGGGGTGAACTTCACCTGGGCGGGGCCGCGGCGGCCGAAGACGTGCACGTCGGTGACCGGGGATGCCTTCAGGCCGGCGTAGACGTTGTCCGGGATTTCGGAGACCAGCAGGTCATCGGCGTGCTTGGAGAGGACGCGGGCCACGTCCAGCGCCACGTTGCCGTTGCCGATCACGGCGATTTCCTTGGCGTCCAGCGGCCATTCGCGGGGAACGTCCGGGTGTCCGTCGTACCAGGAGACAAAGTCAGCGCCACCGTAGGAGCCGTCCAGCTCGATGCCCGGGATGTTCAGGTCCGCGTCCTTGATGGCGCCGGTGGCGAAGATGACGGCGTCGTAGTGCGTGCGCAGGTCCTCGATGGAGAGGTCGGTGCCGTAGTCCACATTGCCGAAGAATCGGATGTCGCCGCGGTCCAGGACCTTGTGCAGGGCGTTGACGATGCCCTTGATGCGCGGGTGGTCCGGGGCCACGCCGTAGCGGATCAGGCCGTAGGGTGCCGGGTAGCGGTCGAAGAGGTCGATGCTCACGGTCAGCTCGCCGCTCTTGACGGCCTCGCTCTTGGTGAGGATGTCAGCGGCGTAGACGCCTGCCGGGCCGGAGCCCACGACGGCGACGCGCAGCGGACGATCGGCAGAGCCTACGGTGGTGCTTGATGACACGGCTGTGTTCCTTTTGTTCGATCCGGCCCAACTGGGTAGCGCTATCTGTCGTTTTGAGGGCTCATAACGACAGTTAGCGCTACTTAGTTGGGTTGGTGGGCTAGGTGGTGAGGACTCGGGGCTTGTTCGGGGTGGTGGTGCCATAGTCGGCGGTTTTGAAGTGCGACGGCGCGAACGGGCTCACGCGCACCACGTCACCGATGACAATCACCGCCGGATTTGCGACGCCGGTGGCTTCCGCCTGGTCGGCGATGGAACCCAGCGTGCCGATCGTCACGCGCTGATTCGGCAGATAGCCGTTCTCAACGATGCCAACTGGAGTGTCCTGAGGCAAACCGGCACTGTGGAGGGCGGCTGCAGATTCGCGCAGCTGGCCCACGCCCATCAGCAGGACGATGGTGTGATCCGCCCTGGCCGGGACCTCGGAAAGTTCCTCGTGCCCGGTGACCACGCTGAAGCCCTTGGCCAGGCCGCGGTGCGTCACGGGAATGCCGGCGGCGGCGGGTACGGAGATCGCGGACGTGACGCCGGAAACCACTTCAACCTCGACGCCGTGCTGCCGGCAGAATTCGGCTTCCTCGCCGCCGCGGCCCAGGACGTAGGGGTCGCCGCCCTTGAGCCGGACCACGCGGTTGCCTTTGAGTGCTTCGTCCACGAGGATCCGGTTGATCTCGGACTGCGGCACGGGGTGGTGGCCGGGGGTCTTGCCCACCTCAATGACACGGACGTCGGGGGAAAGTTCATTCAGGAGTTCGCGGGGGCCGAGACGGTCTGCCACCACGACGTCGGCCTGGCCCAGGAGCCGGCGGCCGCGGACGGTAATCAGGCCGGTGTCGCCCGGTCCGCCACCCACGAGGGCCACGCTTCCGGCGGAAGCCGTGTCCTTCGAAGTACGGCGCCGGCGCAGCGGGAGGTCGCCGGTTTCCAGTGCGGTGGCGACGGCGTCGCGCAAGGCCATGGCCCGGCGCGGGTCTCCCCCGGCGTTGATGGCAATCTTCACGTCGTCCACCACGGCGACGGCGGGAGTCCAGGCGGCCGAGGCTTCATGGTCGGAGGCGTTGACGCACCAGATGCGCTGCGCCTCGGCATCCTTGGAAACCTGGGTGTCCACGGCCGCATCGCCGGTGGCGGTCTGGACGAACCAGACGCCGTCGACGTCTTCCGTACGGTAGGTGCGTGGCTCCCAGGTGAGCAGGCCGGCGTCGGCGAGTTCACGGAGCGCAGCGGAGGCAACGGGAGCCACGACGGTGACCCGGGCACCGGCGTCGAGCAGGCCCTTGGCGCGGCGCGCAGCCACGGGTCCGCCGCCCACCACCAGCACGGGGCGGCCGAGCAGCCGCAGTGCTGTGGGGTAAATATCCTGAATTGCCATAGATCGACGATAGGGCCGCGTCACATTCCCCAACAACGACGGCGGAAACACCAGTTCACGTAAGGTAACCCGGCGTAACTTAGGGTTCGCAGCACGGGGCAGAGTGGCGGGCCGCCGTCGTGGGGCACTTTGGGGCGGATCAGGCCCTGCAACTGCTCGGGACGCGGCGTGTCCGTGTCAATGTGCCCCGTTTCGGCGGTTGTTCGGTCGCGGCAGCCACGGACAACAGCAGGGCCCGACGGCGGGTCAGGCCTTGGGCGGAAGTCCGTGGGTCAGCGCGTGGGACAGGAGGGCCGAGGCCGTCCATCTCATGGAAGCAGCCGCCTCTTCCCTGCCGAGGCCGCCAATGTCCGTCAACCACACCAGCGCCTCGATGCCGATGGCGCTTCGGATGGTCAGGACAAGCCGATGGATGTCCTTCTCGTCCATCTTTCCCTGAAGCGGGGAGAGTGCCTCGGCGATCCAGCCGATCGCCCGGCCCTGCCTGAGGGGCAAGTGCTGCTGACCGTCGGCGGGCTCGAGCGAAAGCCGAAGCATGGTCCGCTGCTGGGCTTCGGTTTCGATGATCATCGCAGTGAACTCCGCTACCACTGCATCCAGCCGCTCGGCCACGTCCTCAGGAGGTGACGCAGGCAGCAGCGAGGTCCGGGCGGTTTCCGGGTGGGCCGCGGCCAGCAACTCTCTCTGGCCGGGGAAATACCGGTAGGCGGTGCTCCGGGCGACGCCCGCGAGGAGTGCGGCTTCGTCCACCGTAGGCGTGGCACCGGAAGCAACGAGCTGGCGCGCGGCAGCAACCAGGGCATCCAGCGTCCGGCGCTTCTGGCCCGTCCGTCCCACGTCCGCATAAGCCCTTGACATGGGCTTCATGGTACACCAGTCTTGTGATGGGACATCAGTCCCATAAAGTTATCAATGCATCGAGGCGGGCACCATGGAGACGAAGAACTCAGCCACAGCAATCATCCGGCAGCCCGGCGAAGGCCCCCGGCGCTGGTTCTTCGGGGGCGGCGTGCATACGTGGAAGGCGACAGCAGAGGAGACTGCGGGGGCATTCCTCCTGTTCGAAGACGAGATGGGACTGAACAAGGTCACACCTCTGCACACCCACCCGGACTCGGACGAAACCATGTACATCCTGGCCGGGGAGATCCTGATGCACATGGACGGGACTGAACACCGGGTGGCTGCGGGTGGTGTGACCATCGCACCGAGAGGTGTTCCGCACGCCTTCAAAGTCCTTCAGGAGGGGACCCGCGTGCTGTGCCTGCACACCCCGGGCAGTGCCCAGGAGTTCTACTTCGGCGCGAGCGAACCTATGGCTCCTCGGGAAGTGGCAGGGGTGGTGGACTTCAACCGCATCCGCGAATCAGGGCGGGTAAATGGCGGCATCGAGATCATCGGTCCCCCGCCGTTCCCGGAAAGCCACTGAGGCGCCGGGCACTTCCGCCCCAGGGATGCGCCGCCGTCGTGGGGCACTTTGGGGTGGATCAGGCCCTGGAGCTGCTCAAAACCCGGCGTGTCCGTGTCAATGTGCCCCACGACGGCGGCCTCCACCTTCTGAGGGGTGAGCCAGGAACCGGCCCCGCTCGGCGATGAGGCGTTGCAGGTAGCGGCGCAGAAACAGCCGCTCGGCCAGGCGGCCAAGGATTCCGAATGGCGCCGCGAACTCCACGCGGTCCGTCATGATGCTGCCTTCGCCGGCGGACTCGAACTCATGGACGTGCCGGAAAGACTTGAACGGGCCCCTCACCTGCTCATCCACAAAGCTGCCGGGAAAGTCGACGGCGGTGACGCGGCTTGTCATGGTCAGCGGGATTCCGAAGTGCCGGGCGCGCCAGGTGACTTCCTGGCCCTCGCCGATCAGACCGGTCCGCACGCCTCCAACCGCCCGCTCCCCCGAGCCCTTCTGGGAGTCCATATGGGCGTCAATGCTGCGTGCGAGGTCGAACAGCTGTTTTCGGGGCAGGACGGACTCGGTGCGGCACACAAAGCTGACGGTCATGGCGCCAGTCTGCCAGACCCGAATCACCGGCTCGATGCCGCAAAGGCGTAACTTTTAGGCACCGGTGACCCCACGGCCGCCGGCAATCCGGCACTTCATATCCGTAACCGCGGCAAGACTTACGCAAACCCGGCGCCGGCAGTGAGGCGACCATCCGCCACCAGCGTCTGCCAGACTGGCTGCATGGCATCCGGATCTCCAGAGCCCGCCCCCAACACCGCCGACGCATTCCTCGCCCGGCTCCAGGAACTGCGGTCCGACGCCGAGCAGGCGAAGTAAGTCCGCTACTTCAAGCTGGGCCCCGGGGAATACGCCGAGGGTGACTTCTTTCTAGGAGTCCGAATGGGCGAGGTCTTCGAGCTGGCCAAAGAGTTTGTCACCATGGAACTGCCGCAGATCGAGGACCTCCTGGACAAAGACATCCACGAGGCCCGGGCTGGAGCGGTCAAGATCATGGCGCTGCAGGCTTCCGGCAGGAAGGCCCCGGAAGAACTGCGCCGGGATCTCTATGAGCTGTACCTGCGCCGGCATGACAGGATCAACAATTGGGACCTGGTGGACCTTGGCGCCGGCAGCGTTGTGGGCGGGTGGCTCGTCGACAAACCCCGTGACGTCCTCTACGGCCTGGCCCGCTCGCCCAACTTGTGGGAACGCCGTACCGCCATCGTGGCGACATCCTGGTTCCTGCGGACCGGCGACACGGAGGACACCTTCGCCATCGCAGAGTTGCTCCTCGACGACACG is a window encoding:
- a CDS encoding SRPBCC family protein, with the translated sequence MTVSFVCRTESVLPRKQLFDLARSIDAHMDSQKGSGERAVGGVRTGLIGEGQEVTWRARHFGIPLTMTSRVTAVDFPGSFVDEQVRGPFKSFRHVHEFESAGEGSIMTDRVEFAAPFGILGRLAERLFLRRYLQRLIAERGRFLAHPSEGGGRRRGAH
- a CDS encoding cupin domain-containing protein, with the translated sequence METKNSATAIIRQPGEGPRRWFFGGGVHTWKATAEETAGAFLLFEDEMGLNKVTPLHTHPDSDETMYILAGEILMHMDGTEHRVAAGGVTIAPRGVPHAFKVLQEGTRVLCLHTPGSAQEFYFGASEPMAPREVAGVVDFNRIRESGRVNGGIEIIGPPPFPESH
- a CDS encoding DNA alkylation repair protein — its product is MGEVFELAKEFVTMELPQIEDLLDKDIHEARAGAVKIMALQASGRKAPEELRRDLYELYLRRHDRINNWDLVDLGAGSVVGGWLVDKPRDVLYGLARSPNLWERRTAIVATSWFLRTGDTEDTFAIAELLLDDTEDLIHKATGGWLREAGRSDMPRLLEFLDAHAATMPRTALRYAIEHLDKPERDHYMRLKTA